Sequence from the Bacteroidota bacterium genome:
GGTCGAACGATGAATCGAATTTTTTTCCGTTGATGAATGTACCTTCATAATTCACCGTTACGTTATCGGTTTCTTTCGGTGATAATCCGGTACCTTCTTTAATAACTTTATATTGAAGTCCGCTTGCAGTAGTTACTACACCGGGCTTCGTTTTATTTTCAGCTAGGAATTTTGCACCTTCGGCTTTGATAGGGCCGGTGACTTTTTCTGCTGCTTTTTGTTGACGCTGTTGCATCTCAATCTGAAAGGCAGCCATTATTTTATCTTTATCCGCTTTTTTGAAGATGGTGGAATCCATATCTTCGAGGGCATCAATAAAACCCTGCATCAAAGGCTGAACTCGCAGGTTCAGCGAATCACGCGTAATATTTTCCTGAAGGTTGTTCCCAATGTTTGCACCGATAACATATCCGATAGTATCATACTTTCCTTTAAGTTCGCCGCGATAATCAAACGTCTTTCCTTTGTTCGATTTGGCAACCTGCGCAAATACGTTTATTGCTGTTGAACTGACGAGCAGAAGAGCAAACAACATTGTGATTTTTAATTTCATGGTGGTCGGTTTTGTTTTATTATTTAGAGCGGCAAAAATACAATTTTTTTCAATGACCTGCCCATATGGCTTAATAAGCTGTAATGAAGCAATATCAACATTTAAGAATATATTTTTATTTGAAGGGTGAAAAGCACGTATTTGTTCGTATATTTGATTCTTTCATTTCAACTATTCTGAATGTGCACATTGAAAATTAGTTTGATAACCATTAATCATCATTATTATGAAAACAACATTAGGGCACTTCTAAAAACCAATTGTTAATATAAACATCAGATTGTTAATAACTTAA
This genomic interval carries:
- a CDS encoding FKBP-type peptidyl-prolyl cis-trans isomerase, which codes for MKLKITMLFALLLVSSTAINVFAQVAKSNKGKTFDYRGELKGKYDTIGYVIGANIGNNLQENITRDSLNLRVQPLMQGFIDALEDMDSTIFKKADKDKIMAAFQIEMQQRQQKAAEKVTGPIKAEGAKFLAENKTKPGVVTTASGLQYKVIKEGTGLSPKETDNVTVNYEGTFINGKKFDSSFDRGQPATFPLNGVIKGWTEGLQHMKEGGSYELYIPYDLGYGEQGTEGIPGGSTLIFKVDLIKVEAAKK